In one window of Sandaracinaceae bacterium DNA:
- a CDS encoding NUDIX domain-containing protein, translating to MSGDLATILGTLARRYPPTLAERPAVAAVALVLFPDADGQPCTLLIERRRRRGDRWSGHIALPGGMASHAAESAADIARREALEEVGLQLGDAIATLPPRWTLHPRRRRPMRVVPVVFGLDRAPDLDALAFEEREVAEAFAVRLRTVIGRWGLARQRVGKRHMPVPAIRLQGERVLWGLTLAMTRPLKLVARHVR from the coding sequence GTGTCGGGGGACCTCGCCACCATCCTCGGGACGCTCGCGCGTCGCTACCCGCCCACCCTCGCGGAGCGCCCCGCCGTGGCCGCCGTCGCGCTCGTGCTGTTCCCAGACGCGGACGGGCAGCCATGCACGCTCCTCATCGAGCGTCGCCGTCGTCGAGGCGATCGCTGGTCTGGTCACATCGCGCTCCCCGGCGGCATGGCCTCGCACGCGGCCGAGTCCGCCGCGGACATCGCGCGCCGCGAGGCATTGGAAGAAGTGGGGCTCCAGCTGGGCGACGCCATCGCGACCTTGCCGCCCCGCTGGACGCTGCACCCGCGACGGAGGCGCCCCATGCGCGTGGTGCCCGTCGTGTTCGGCCTGGACCGCGCCCCCGACCTCGACGCGCTCGCGTTCGAGGAGCGCGAAGTCGCCGAGGCCTTCGCCGTCCGGCTGCGCACGGTCATAGGCCGCTGGGGCCTCGCCCGACAGCGCGTCGGCAAGCGCCACATGCCCGTGCCAGCCATCCGCCTGCAAGGCGAGCGCGTCCTGTGGGGGCTCACCCTCGCGATGACCCGGCCCTTGAAGCTCGTCGCGCGGCACGTGCGCTAG
- the uvrB gene encoding excinuclease ABC subunit UvrB translates to MSDFALVSTMQPRGDQPQAIAELVAGLNAGEAHQVLLGITGSGKTFSVANVIQQVNRPTLIMAPNKTLAAQLYSEMRELFPDNAVEFFVSYYDYYQPEAYIPASDTYIEKDAIVNDRIDRMRHSATRALLSRRDVIIVASVSCIYGIGSAEWYRGMLVELSVGEELRRDELLRRLVDIQYQRNDIDFHRGTFRVRGDVVEVFPVHAEDVALRIEYWGDEVERIAEVDPLRGKVLRELKTAAIFPGSHYVTPEEQRKKAIESIRAELRETLPRLEAEGKLLERQRLEQRTMYDLELLEQMGFCHGIENYSRHLSNREAGQAPPTLLDYFPSDYLVVLDESHVTVPQIGAMYRGDRARKETLVAHGFRLPSALDNRPLRFEEWEERVTQVLHVSATPGDWELEQSQGVFVEQVIRPTGLLDPEVLVRPVGNQIDDLLGEIRLRVERDERVLVTTLTKRMAEDLTEYYAELGVNVRYLHSDVDTLERVEILRDLRRGDFDVLVGINLLREGLDLPEVSLVAILDADKQGFLRSKRSLIQTIGRAARNVRGQAIMYADAVTESMQYAIDETARRRALQAAYNEEHGITPQSTRRGIHELDASSGESDYVVIPVLKREEADDAAQSLEDRVEELRSEMMLAAEALEFERAAQLRDKLKALEHEQRKEERRDARGGGGAGGGDAKPGKSKGRAGMKQRPRR, encoded by the coding sequence ATGTCCGACTTTGCTCTCGTGTCCACCATGCAGCCGCGCGGGGATCAGCCGCAGGCCATCGCCGAGCTCGTTGCGGGGCTGAACGCTGGGGAGGCGCACCAGGTGCTGCTGGGGATCACTGGCAGCGGCAAGACGTTCAGCGTGGCGAACGTCATCCAGCAGGTGAACCGGCCGACGCTCATCATGGCGCCCAACAAGACGCTGGCGGCGCAGCTGTACAGCGAGATGCGGGAGCTGTTCCCCGACAACGCGGTGGAGTTCTTCGTCAGCTACTACGACTACTACCAGCCCGAGGCGTACATCCCGGCGTCGGACACGTACATCGAGAAGGACGCCATCGTGAACGACCGCATCGACCGGATGCGGCACTCGGCCACGCGGGCGCTGCTGTCGCGGCGGGACGTCATCATCGTGGCCAGCGTGTCGTGCATCTACGGCATCGGGTCGGCCGAGTGGTACCGCGGCATGCTGGTGGAGCTGAGCGTGGGTGAGGAGCTGCGGCGCGACGAGCTGCTGCGGCGGCTGGTGGACATCCAGTACCAGCGCAACGACATCGACTTCCATCGTGGCACGTTCCGGGTGCGCGGCGACGTGGTGGAGGTGTTCCCGGTGCACGCCGAGGACGTGGCCCTGCGCATCGAGTACTGGGGCGACGAGGTGGAGCGCATCGCCGAGGTGGACCCGCTGCGCGGCAAGGTGCTGCGCGAGCTGAAGACCGCGGCCATCTTCCCCGGCAGCCACTACGTGACGCCCGAGGAGCAGCGCAAGAAGGCCATCGAGAGCATCCGCGCCGAGCTGCGCGAGACGCTCCCGCGCCTGGAGGCCGAGGGCAAGTTGCTGGAGCGGCAGCGCCTGGAGCAGCGCACCATGTACGACCTCGAGCTGCTGGAGCAGATGGGCTTCTGTCACGGCATCGAGAACTACAGCCGCCACCTGAGCAACCGCGAGGCTGGGCAGGCGCCGCCCACGCTGCTGGACTACTTCCCCAGCGACTACCTGGTGGTGCTGGACGAGAGCCACGTGACGGTCCCGCAGATCGGCGCGATGTACCGCGGTGACCGCGCGCGCAAAGAGACCCTGGTGGCGCACGGCTTCCGCCTGCCCAGCGCGCTCGACAACCGGCCGCTGCGCTTCGAGGAGTGGGAGGAGCGCGTGACGCAGGTGCTGCACGTGAGCGCCACCCCCGGCGACTGGGAGCTGGAGCAGTCGCAGGGCGTGTTCGTGGAGCAGGTCATCCGCCCCACGGGCCTCTTGGACCCGGAGGTGCTGGTGCGGCCGGTGGGCAACCAAATAGACGACCTCTTGGGCGAGATCCGCCTGCGCGTGGAGCGCGACGAGCGCGTGCTGGTCACCACGCTCACCAAGCGCATGGCCGAGGACCTGACCGAGTACTACGCCGAGCTGGGCGTGAACGTGCGCTACCTGCACTCGGACGTGGACACGCTCGAGCGCGTCGAGATCCTGCGCGACCTGCGGCGCGGCGACTTCGACGTGCTGGTGGGCATCAACCTGCTGCGCGAGGGCCTCGACCTGCCCGAGGTGAGCCTGGTGGCCATCCTGGACGCGGACAAGCAGGGCTTCCTGCGCAGCAAGCGCTCGCTCATCCAGACCATCGGCCGCGCGGCACGCAACGTGCGCGGGCAGGCCATCATGTACGCGGACGCGGTGACCGAGAGCATGCAGTACGCCATCGACGAGACGGCCCGCCGGCGCGCGCTGCAGGCGGCGTACAACGAGGAGCACGGCATCACGCCGCAGTCCACGCGCCGCGGCATCCACGAGCTGGACGCGTCCAGCGGCGAGAGCGACTACGTGGTCATCCCCGTGCTCAAGCGCGAGGAGGCGGACGACGCCGCACAGAGCCTCGAAGACCGCGTGGAGGAGCTGCGCAGCGAGATGATGCTGGCCGCCGAGGCCCTGGAGTTCGAGCGCGCCGCCCAGCTGCGCGACAAGCTCAAGGCGCTGGAGCACGAGCAGCGCAAGGAAGAGCGCCGCGACGCGCGTGGAGGCGGCGGTGCGGGTGGGGGCGACGCGAAGCCAGGCAAGTCCAAGGGCCGCGCCGGGATGAAGCAGCGACCCCGGCGTTAG